In the Engraulis encrasicolus isolate BLACKSEA-1 chromosome 9, IST_EnEncr_1.0, whole genome shotgun sequence genome, one interval contains:
- the prdm14 gene encoding PR domain zinc finger protein 14: protein MAVSLSSNPAGKDRTYHFDPLKGSPARVSGFYPSLPAAQYMDVLKSAHGSLFHPLKSLGRLVTETQQTVMPFSFTGSPSLFAQNGHHQTTTILHEQVLNMTGLPYFHRVPPVFHKQHQELVHVPSEQQSVGSVSEFGSPCSVKSSLESSSTCSPGNGSMLYLHHPEPASEEPRAFCFTEEDLFNVLYGYSKNQDNKSVGHAISGVAFPGNTVHETQHLPLDVDALELPEELSLVQTTCGGVSHYGVFAEKAAIPKGARFGPFTGKLVNTSEIKTYDDNTLMWEIFENGRLSHFVDGRGAAGNWMSLVKCARFPEEQNLVAVQSHAQIFYEACKDIKPQQELLVWYGDCYVQFLGIPLTLKEFIDDSFEPLPAEDSGEGFKCDRCGKVFAYKYYRDKHLKYTRCVDQGDRKFPCHLCNRSFEKRDRLRIHILHVHEKHRPHKCSVCGKSFSQSSSLNKHMRVHSGERPYKCVYCNKAFTASSILRTHIRQHSGERPFKCKHCGKAFASHAAHDSHVRRTHAKDTKAFSCDICGSTFQDAQELKYHTKCHKKTTVPSAVPMSRCLDDSSLFPATKDISLAQKHIGEISYTGLVTLNKEYRPWN from the exons ATGGCTGTGTCCCTGTCCAGCAACCCCGCTGGGAAGGACAGGACTTACCATTTCGACCCGCTCAAAGGGAGCCCTGCCCGGGTGTCTGGTTTCTACCCGTCGCTCCCCGCGGCGCAGTACATGGATGTCCTCAAGAGCGCACACGGCAGCCTCTTCCATCCACTCAAGTCTCTCGGTCGCCTGGTCACGGAGACGCAGCAGACCGTCATGCCGTTCAGCTTCACCGGGAGCCCGAGCCTGTTCGCTCAAAACGGACACCATCAAACGACCACCATTCTTCACGAGCAGGTTCTGAACATGACCGGTCTTCCGTACTTCCACCGCGTGCCGCCTGTTTTCCACAAACAACACCAGGAACTAGTGCACGTGCCCTCGGAGCAGCAGTCCGTCGGGTCGGTGTCAGAGTTCGGCAGCCCGTGCAGTGTCAAGTCCTCTCTGGAGTCCTCCTCCACGTGCTCTCCCGGTAACGGCAGCATGCTGTACCTACACCACCCGGAGCCTGCAAGCGAAGAGCCGCGCGCTTTCTGCTTCACCGAAGAGGATCTCTTCAACGTGCTCTACGGATACTCCAAGAACCAGGACAACAAGAGTGTCGGACACGCCATCTCCGGGGTCGCTTTCCCGGGAAATACAG TTCACGAAACCCAACATCTCCCTTTGGATGTGGACGCGCTTGAACTTCCAGAAG AGTTGTCACTTGTCCAGACTACGTGCGGAGGGGTGTCCCATTATGGAGTGTTTGCGGAGAAGGCTGCCATCCCCAAAGGAGCCAGGTTCGGGCCCTTCACAGGCAAACTAGTCAACACCAGCGAGATCAAAACTTACGACGACAACACTCTCATGTGGGAG ATCTTCGAGAACGGGCGCTTGAGCCACTTCGTGGATGGTCGGGGTGCCGCCGGTAACTGGATGTCTCTGGTCAAGTGCGCGCGCTTCCCCGAGGAGCAGAACCTGGTTGCCGTGCAGAGCCACGCGCAGATCTTCTACGAGGCGTGCAAGGACATCAAGCCTCAGCAGGAGCTGCTTGTGTGGTACGGAGACTGTTACGTCCAGTTCCTGGGGATCCCACTCACACTCAAGGAGTTTATAGACGACAGCTTTGAACCGCTTCCCGCTGAGG ACTCTGGTGAGGGTTTCAAGTGTGACCGGTGTGGAAAGGTTTTTGCCTACAAATATTACCGAGACAAGCACCTGAAATACACGCGGTGCGTGGACCAGGGAGACCGGAAGTTCCCGTGCCACCTCTGCAACAGGTCCTTCGAGAAGAGAGACCGCCTCAGGATACATATCCTGCACGTGCACGAGAAGCACCGGCCTCACAAG tgttcagtgtgtggaaAAAGTTTCTCGCAATCGTCCAGCCTGAacaaacacatgcgcgtgcactcgGGGGAGAGGCCGTACAAGTGCGTTTACTGCAATAAG gCTTTCACAGCGTCAAGCATCCTGCGTACACACATCCGGCAGCACTCCGGCGAGCGGCCCTTCAAGTGCAAACACTGCGGCAAAGCGTTCGCCTCGCACGCGGCCCACGACAGTCATGTGCGCCGCACGCACGCCAAGGACACCAAGGCCTTCTCCTGCGATATCTGCGGAAGCACCTTTCAAGACGCACAGGAACTCAAATATCACACGAAGTGCCACAAAA aAACGACAGTACCCTCCGCAGTTCCCATGAGCCGGTGTCTGGATGACAGCTCCCTCTTCCCCGCGACCAAAGACATCAGTCTGGCCCAGAAACACATCGGAGAAATCTCATACACTGGACTCGTTACACTCAACAAAGAATACCGGCCCTGGAATTGA